One Archangium violaceum genomic window, AACTGCAAGAGGTGGTTGTCGTAGAAGGCGAACTTGCCGTAGAGCGGCGTCACCTCCACGCCCGCCTGCACGCCCCACAACAGCAGCAGCGCCGAAGCCGCCTGCGCCTGCTCGCGCACCTTGTCGATGAGCTCCAGGTTGAAGGGGCTCTCGTTCGAATACCAGTTGTACTGGGTGGACAGCTGCAGGCCGAAGTTCTCCTGCAGGTGGTACGTGTAGTGGAACGCACTGCCCGTATGCTGGGTGAACCGGCCGTTCACCTGCGCCACCACCGGGTAGAGCGTGAGCTCGTGCCGGCCCTCGTCCGCGAAGCGCTTCTTCTGCACCACGTGGACGGCCACGTTCGGGTTGTGCAGCGGCGCCCCGTTCACCAGACGCTGCTGGTTGGGATCCGCCACCGGCTGGAGCTCGGCCGGATCGGCCGAGACGAGCGGCGCGTCCGGCGGCGCCACGGGCGTCTGGGACTCCAGGGACGCGGGAGGCTCGGCCGCGGGCTGCTCGGGCTCGGGCTGCTCCGGCCGGGGCTCCGGCTTCACGGGAATGGGCGCCGTCTCCGAGGGAACGGGCCGCTCGGATACAGGGGCCTGCGCCAGGGCCGCCGCCGGAGTGGCCGCGGCCAGGAGGAACGCGAAGAGCGAGGTCGATCGCATGTGAGACGTCAGCCTCAGAAGAGGAAGGAGTAGCCGATGTCGAACTGCACCAGGTGCGTCAGGCCCGGGTTGGGCGCGGGCTCACCACTCTCCCGCCCCGCCTCCCAGTCCTCGCGCGACACGTTCACGCGGTACTGGTCCGCGAAGATCCAGTCGCGCAGCTCGAAGCGCAGCGCGTGCCCGCTCGCCAGGAAGAAGCGGAAGCCCACCGCGCCCGAGACCACCGGCGCCATGCGCGTGTCGACGCGCCAGTAGGACTCGGTCGCGCTGCTCCGGTCGTCCGGACTCGTCCGGTTGTCACAGATGCCCAGCTCGCGATCCACCACCTGCGTGCACTGGATCACCGACTGGCGCCGCAGCGAGGCCAGCCCACCGCCCGCCCAGAGGTAGGCCTGGAAGTGCGCCGTCTCGTCGGCCAGCAGCGACAGCTTGCCGTAGATGGGCGCCCAGCGGGCCCCCACCACGCCGTGCGCCCCCATCTCCCACATGTCCTCGAGCTCGTCCGTGATCTTCTTGTCCTCACGGTTGAGGAAGCTCTCGGAGATGGAGCGCGCCAGGCCCGTGTGGCGGCTGAGCGCGTAACCGGCGCGTGCCTCCAGGCCGAACGTATTGAAGAGGTTGTAGGCAACGCCGACGTTCAGGTTGTAGTGCGCGGTGAGGTACTCGCGCGCGGGCAGGCCCACCGTGATGGACGCCTCCAGCCGCTCCCCTGGAGAGAAGAGCCGGTGGCGAACGGCGGCCGGGTCCAGCACCTGCTCCTGCGCCGAGGCGGACAGCGCCGTCAGCAGCAGTGCCAGCGAAACGAAACGGGGAAGGATGCGTGCAGTCATGGCCTTGTGGCGCATCGATGTGGGCACGCGATCACCCGGGAGCAAGGGACCGGCCTCACCGGGAGTGTGCTATCGCATGCACAAGCCACTCCAACGCATGCTGGCCAACGTTTCGGCCCTATCAGGAGGCCAGAAACACGAACGCCCCGCCCGGTGGGTAGCCGGAGCGGGGCGTCGAGGATGGACCCTGTGGCGGTGCCTGGAGGCTCGGTAGGACGATGAACCCGGCCCTCCCCCGGGTGAGGGAGGGAGCACACACAGGGCTTGCGGCCCTACTTGGCGCGAGCGGCCTTGTGCTGCGCGCGCAGGGCCACCTTGATGCTCGGACGCACGACGATGATGCCGTCGTTGTGGCCGGGGACCGCGCCCTTGATGAGCAGCAGGCCCTTCTCCACGTCCACGTCCACCACGGTCAGGTTCTGGGTGGTCACCTGATCCACGCCGTAGTGACCGGGCAGCTTCTTGTTCGGGTACACGCGGCCGGGCGTCTTACGCTGACCGATGGCGCCCGGGTGACGGCGGTACTCGTGCGTACCACGCGTCTTCGTCTGCGAGCCCTTGAAGCTCCAGCGCTTCATGACGCCCTGGAAGCCACGGCCCTTGGTGATGCCGGTGACGTCCACGAGCTGGCCCTTGGTGAACAGGTCCGCCTTCACGGCGTCGCCCACGCTGTAGCCCGCGGCGTCCTCCGCGCTCACCCGGAACTCCTTCAGGTGACGGCGCAGCGGCGCGTTGTTCTTCTTGAAGAAGCCCAGATCCGCCTTCGTCAGGCTCTTCTCGCGGATCTCCCCGAAGCCCAGCGTCACCGCCGAGTACTTGTCCTTCTCCGGAGTCCGCTTCCCAACGACCTGGCAGGTGTTGACGTCGACCACCGTCACGGGAACGAGGTTGCCCTCCTCGTTGAACACCTGGGTCATTCCAATCTTCTTGCCAATGAGACCCTTCACGTCGTCCTCACAACTCGTGCGTCTTGCACGAAAACATCAATGATTTCAGCACTTTGCGTCCGACTTCAGTCCCCGGACGCCGGGAAGCGGCGCAATGTAGCAGCTTGCCCCCCACCGTCAAGCACGGCGGGAGGGCACGGCTTCACTCCGCGCGATCCAACCGGGGATAGAGCGGTGCGAGCTGCGCGTCCTGAATCCGCTGCGCGTACACGTCCTCGCCGAGGAGGAACAACGCCTGATCCAGATAATCCTCCGCGGCCTGGACCTCGGTCTCCTTCTCGGCGATCGCCTGGTCGAGCTCGGCCATCGCCTGGTCGAAGGTCTCCTTGCGGGCCGTCATCTCGTCCTCCAGGTCGAGCATGCGCTTGTGCGCCAGGATGCCGGGCGCGCCGGGCTGGCCGGGCTTGGGCGTGAGCACCAGTTCGATCTGATGCGACAGATCCTCCACCTCGCGGGCCAGCCGCATGGCGAGGATGCGGTTCTTCTTCAGGTTGTCGCGCGAGAGGGCGAGCTTGGACTCGTCCCGGGTGGTGAGCTCCAGGTCGGCGTGCTTCTTCTCCAGCTTCTTGAGCGCGTCCTGGGCGTAGCGCATGTCCGCGCGGCGGGCGGACAGCGTCTTGCGGAGGGTCTTCGTCTGCCCCTCCACGGCGTCCACCGCCTTCTTCCACTTCTTGACGATGTCGAGCTGGACGGCCCGCTCCTGCTCATACTGCGCGAGGTAGTCCTGCCAGGCCGCGTCCTCGTCGTTCATCTGCTGCTCGAGCGCGGCCAACTCGTCCCGCCGGGCCACCAACGCCGCTTCGGCGCGGTAGACGCGATCCATGGTCCGAGGACAGTTGGGCTTGCCCGCCAGGCGATCCCTCGCGAGATCGCCCAGTTGGAACATCAAATCGTTGTAGCTCTCCGCCTTGGGCATGCCCCCCTTTTTACGCCCAAGGCGAGCGGGCTGTCAGCTCTCGGCCGGAGCGGCGACCTGAGGGGCATTCGCCTCGGCGGCGGCCTGGGCGGCCCCCTCGGCCAGGGCGAAGAGCTCCCGGGAGCGGTCCTGCTCCTCGGTGCGGTTGAGCTCACAGACCCAGGCGCTGGACAGGTCCGCGTGCTGGCGGGCCAGCTCGGCGGTGGCCTCGTAGCGGGCCGCGGAGGCGCGCGCGAAGGCCCCCTCCCGGCGTAGCTCCATCACCGTGTCCTCGTCGAGAGTGATCTCCTCGGGCGGCACGGGCAGAGGCCCCCGCCCCAGTGCCGCCAACCGGGCCAGCAACCTCGATGCATGTGCCCTACAAAAAGCGGCGAGTACCATCAGCCGCGCCCGTCCGCGGCTGTCACCCAGTCGCTCGGCCAGCATCGTCATGCGCCGTGCCGAAACAACCTCGGATTCCCACGCCGCGGCCAGTGCTGCGGCCAAGCGGGTATGCCTTGCGCCCATCGGCCCTCCCCAGGTCCTGCCCCCAATCCCGGCTCGAAACTAGGGACGGACCCGCCAGGATTCAACCGATCACCCCAGCGCGCGCTCCAAGAACCAATACCCTCCGGCCGAGAGGATGAGGAGCGACAGACCGCGAACTGTCCTCTGGTGCAAGACGGACCGGCGCTGCACGAGCCGGACGAGCGGCAGCAGCACGGCGACGACGGCCGCCTGTCCCAGCTCCACGCCCAGGTTGAAACCGAACAGGCCCGTCACCATCGAGTCGCCCAGGCCGTAGCCGCTCAACACGCTGGCGAAGCCGAAGCCGTGCACCAGGCCGAAGAGGAAGGTGAGCAGGGCCCGGTGGCGGTGCTCGCGCAGCAGCAGGTTCTCCAGGGCCACCCAGATGATGGACACGGCGATGGCCGCCTCCACCCAGCGCGTGCGCGTGTCATCCAGGAGGATGAAGCCCAGCGCGGTAGCCCCCAGGGTGAGGGAGTGGGCCACGGTGAACGCCGTCACCAGCAGCAGCACCCGCCGCCAGCTGCCCCCCACCAGCAACAGGGCCAGCAGGAAGGCCAGGTGATCGATTCCCTCGAAGATGTGCGTGAGCCCCAGGCCGATCCACGCGAGCAGGCCCGAGACGGCTTGCCGCTCCGGATGTCCGGGCTCGGACACCACGAGCGTGGGCTGGGTGGCGTCCGCGAAGCGCTGCCCCTGCTCGCCCTGCACGTAGCTGCCGAGCACCACCTTGTAGTTGGGCGGCAACAGGGACAACAGGGTGAAGCGCTGGCGGAGCTCGCCGGGCGCGCAGGTGAAGGTGGCACCGAGCTCCACGAAGGCCTCGCGGACCCGCGCGGTGGTGCTGGTGCGGGTACAGGGCCGGCCCTGGGCGCTCAGGGGAATGGCGTCCCAGATGCCCACCGCCAGCGCCTGCGCGCGTGCGTCGAGGTCCGCCTGGGAGAGCGCACCATTCCCATCCGCGTCCGCCGGGATGAGCAGGGCGAGTGTGTCCGCCGTGAGGGTGAGGCGCTCGCGCACCTCCGGCTTGCCCGTCTCGGGGCGCCAGAGCTGCGCGTAGAGGATGTCCGCGTCGTGCGCGCCCGCGCTCCCCACCAGCAGCAGCAGGGCGAGGCAGGCCAGCCGTCGGGCCGTCAGCCACATGGGCCAGGAGACTGCCCCTGGTCGCCTGCCTTCGTCTACTCCTCGATGAATTGCAGGTGGATCTGCTGCCGGCCACTCAAGCCCCCGTGCCGGGAGCCGCAGCGCGGACAGTAGAGCGGCCCCTCCCAATCCCAGAGGGCCTTCACCTCCTCGCCGCAGCACACCAGGGGGATGACCCGGAGATCATCCGTGTCCTGCGGCATGGGCCCGGGAAGCGCCTCCGGCTCCACGCTGACGAAGGTGGGCCGGGGATTGAGGGACAGGGTGCGCGACACATAGGCGAGCTGCTCGTAGCGCACGTGGTTGGCCCAGGCCCGCGCCAGGGCCTCCACGTGGGCCTGCTGCGCGGGGGTGAGCCACTCGTCCCCCGGCGCCCGGTGTCCACAGTACAGGCACCACCAGTCCGGCACCTCGTCGAAGCTCTCGTGCGCGTTCTCGAACGGAAAGAGCGAGGCCAACCTCCGCTGGAGGATGCTCGCGTCGTGGCGGCAGGGCCGCGTCTTGAAGTCCCGCTGGCACTGCGGACACTCGCGCCGCACGAAGCCGCTCGCGTCCCGCGGTAGCTCCAGATCGATGATCGCGGGGGCGTAGCGCCTCATGCCAGAGCGCCTCGGCCCCGGCGCGCCAGCGCCAGGATGAGGGTCACCATCGAGAAGATCAGCAGCAGGTGCACCCACCGTCCCTCGGTCGAACCACTGATCAACCCGAGCACCCACAGCACGAACAGGATCGCACTCATCGTCCAGTACACGCCGCCCACTCCTCTCCCATATCGCGGGGGACCGTGCGCAAAGCTGGGTCGCCTGGTTGGTCCCGGCAACCCCTCCTTTCGACAGTCCCAGCGTGGGCAGATCGTTTCCCAGATCTGACTTTTTTTCTGGCGCGCCCTTTCCCACCCACACGGGCTCCCTCGTGATTCCGGGCGTTTGCCCCGATGGCACGGTGACTGCTTTGAGCGGCGGGCATCGGCCACACGGGACGTGCGGCTCGCCGGGCGCGCGTGGGGAGGGTGAGTGATGAGAGGGTGGGCGGTGGCGATGGTGGTGGCGGGAGGTCTGGTGGGCTCGACGGCGTTGGCCTTCCAGCCCTATTTCCCAGGGCAGAACAGCGCGGAGGTCGCGGAGCTGCGCGCGAAGCTGGCCGAGCATGAGGCCAACCTGGCGCGGCTCGAGGAGGAGGCGGCGCTCTACGCGGAGGCGGAGCTGCTGGGGGTGACGGCGGCGGTGCAGGCGTCACAACTGCCCGAGCGGCAGCAGCGGCGGCTGGCCATGGCCATCGTCCGCGAGGCCAAGCGCAACGGCGTGGATCCCATGTTGGTGGTGGCGGTCATCCGCTGCGAGAGCTCCTTCAACAACTATGCGGTGTCCCACGTCGGCGCGATGGGGCTGATGCAGGTGATGCCGGACACGGGCAGCTATCTGGCGGACAAGGCCGGATTCAAACTGCGACGTCACACCAATCTGTTCGACTCGGAACTGAACGTGGAGCTGGGGACGGCCTACCTGGCCAACCTCATCGAGCGCTTCGGCTCTCCGGAGCGGGCGCTGGTGGCCTACAACGCGGGACCGGGGCTGGCGAAGAAGATCCTCGCCAAGCGCGACGTGCGTGAGCGCTTCATGGCGGGCTACCCCGCCAAGGTGATGCGCGAGTTCCGTCGCCTGAAGGCCCAGCAGGCACAGGAGCTGTCACGGCTGGAAGCTCAGAAGAAGACGTCTGACGGCCCTGGATGACGGATGGCAAACAGTTGGTGAGCCCGCTGTACGACAGAGAGACGGTTTTTTCAGTGGCATGACTGCCTTTCTCGCGAAAACGGAAGCACTCTGAATCGCCGATCTGGTGCGCCGGGGTGGGTGGTTCCTCCCCGGACCGGGCCTACCCGACATATCCCGGTTCCCTAGGAATGGACGCATCCGGCTTCGATGGAGAGAGACGAACCATGGCGGGGCTTGAGATTCACCGGGAAGAACTCGCGGGGCGGTTGACCCTGCGACTCACGGGCACGCTGGATGGCCGCACCGCGACGCTGCTGCGCAGCTCGTTGGACGAGCTGGGTTCGCGGGAGGTGGTGGTGGACTTCACCCACCTGCGGGAGTTTCGCGACTCCGCGGTGGCCGTGCTGACCCACGGGCTGAAGGATCGCAAGATCCAGCTGCGCGGGCTGGCGGGGCACCATGAGCGGATGTTCCGCTACTTCGGACTGAGCACGGGCAGCGCTGCGCCGCCGCGCGCGTATTACACGCCAGAAGAAGTCCTGGCGTGAGTATCAGGATGGGCGGGAGGATCGAGGTGACGACGCTGGGCTGAGCAGCCCGATCCTCCCCGCCAATCCGGGAGTGTGCAACAAACGACCCTCCCCGAGAGAACCGGAGGGGGAAGCCCTCCCTGCCTGCTTGCTCCCGTCAGCAATCTCCAACCCCCTGGGTTCTGGGGCAGCGGGACTGGAGTAGAGTAGCGGGCCAGATGAACGCCCCTGCCCGATCCGTCAGTCCCCTTCCCTCCTCCGCCAGCGCGCGGACCACGCTGGAGCGCGTGGCCGCGAACCTGTCACTGGCGGTGCAGGGCAAGGACAAGGAGCTCCGCCTCGCCGTCACCTGCATCGTGGCGGGAGGGCACCTGCTACTGGAAGACGTCCCCGGAGTCGGGAAGACGACGCTGGTGGAAGCACTCGCCCGCTCCTTCGCCCTCTCCTTCTCCCGCGTCCAGTTCACCGCGGACCTGATGCCCGCCGACATCCTCGGCGCGCAGGTGTTCCACGCCCAGACGGCCACCTTCACCTTCAGGCCCGGCCCGATCTTCCGTCAGCTCGTGCTGGCCGACGAGCTCAACCGCGCCCCGCCGCGCACGCAGTCCGCGCTGCTGGAGGCCATGGCCCAGGGCCAGGTGTCCCTGGACGGCGCCACCCACGCCCTGCCCCGCCCCTTCACGGTGGTGGCCACGCAGAACCCCGTGGACTTCTCCGGTACCTATCCGCTGCCGGACTCGCAGCTGGACCGCTTCCTCATGCGCCTGTCGCTGGGCCACCCCTCGCCCGAGGTGGAGGCCCGTCTGCTCACCACGCGGGATACGAGCTCGCCCGTGGAGCACCTGGCGGCGGTGACGTCGCCGGAGGAGTTGAGCGAGCTGCGCACGCAGGTGGCCGCGCAGCGCCTGGACGACGCCGTGGCCGACTACGTGGTGCGGCTGGCCCAGGCCACGCGTGCCCACGGCGACATCGAGCGCGGCGCCTCCACCCGCGCGGTGCTCGCGCTGGGCATGGCCGCCCGCGCGTACGCCCTCTGGGAGGAGCGCTCCTTCGTGACGCCCGGGGACGTGCGGGCGGTGCTCGGGCCGTGCCTGGCCCACCGGCTCCTGCTGCGCAGCGCCACCCAGGGGGCCTATACCCGTGATGAGGCGGCCCACCTCCTCGAGGAGGTCGCCCGGAAGGTCCCGGCGCCCCGGTGAGCCCTCCTCCCGCCTCGTGGTGGCGGCGCCTCAAGGCCGCCCTCCGTCCGCCGCGCACCCTCAAGGTGACGCGCATGGGTCGCACGTACCTCGTGGTGACGTTCGGCGTGGGCCTGGGCGCGCTCAACACCGGCAACAACCTCCTCTACCTGGTGCTCGGGTTGTTGCTCAGCGTCATCATCCTCTCCGGCGTGCTGTCCGAGCGCTGCCTGCGCGACCTGTCGGTGCGGCGCGTGGGCACGGACGGAGCGTTCGCGGGAGAGCCCTTCGCCTGCCGTTGGGGAGTCACGCGTGGCAAGGGGCACGCCTTCGCCCTCACCCTGTCCGAGGTGGACTCTCCCCTCACGGGTGAAGGCGGCGTGGGCTACCTGCCCGCGGGCGCGGAGCACGTGGTGCGGGCCGATCTCACGGCGCCCCGGCGGGGCCCGCTGAAGCTCACGGGCGTGCGCGTCACCACCACCTGGCCGCTGGGCCTCTTCGCCAAGACGCGCGTCTTCCCGTTGGAGGCCACCCTGCTCGTCTACCCGCGGCGGGGCTTCGCCTGCGCGGCTCCCGCCGATGTGGCCGTGGGCAACGTGGGCGAGTCCAACAACCCCCACCGGCTGGACGGCACCGGAGACGTGGCGGGACTGCGCGAGCTCGGCGAGCACGAGGACGCCCGGCGCGTGCACTGGCTGAAGAGCGCCTCGGTGGGCAAGCTCCTCAAGGTGGAGCGCGAGCGCGAGGAGCGCCGCACGTTCTTCCTCGACGTGCCGTCGGGGCTCGCGGGTGACGCGCTGGAGCGGCGCTGCGAGGAGGTGGCGGAGCAGGCCCACCGGCTGATCGAAGCGGGCCACGAGGTGGGGCTGGAATTGCCCGGCCACCGGCTGCGTCCGGGCGCGGGCAGCGGGCAGGAGCGCGCCATCCTCCGGGCGCTGGCGTGGTTGGGCTTCGAGGATCAGCGGGAGGAAGCGGCATGACACGGCCCAACCGGCTGCGGCTGGTGCTGCGAGACCTGGGCACGGGAGCGGCGTTCGCGTCCATGGCCGTGTCCGGCCAGGTGCCCATCTGGGTGCTCGGGCTCGTCGTGCTCGCGCTGTTCGTGGCGTTGATGGGCCGGCGTCCCTTCGCCCGCGCGCCCCGGCTGACGGCGGTGTTGCTGGTGCCGGTGGGGGGCGTGCTCTACCTGGCCGTGGCCTCGGGACAGATGGACCTGGTGGTGGCCGCCTGCTCCTTCGCGGGCCTCGTCGCCTCCCAGCGGCTGCTGTCGGACACCAGCCCCACCACGGACGGACAGGTGCTGCTGGCCGGTCTGTTGATGATCGCCGGCGGCGCGGCGCTCTCCGGTGAGCTGCTCTTCGCGGTGTGCCTGCTGACCTTCGCGGTGCTGGCGAGCCTCTCGCTGGGTCTGGGCGTGGTGGAGGCGGCCGTGCCTCCGGGCGAGCCCGTGCCGGTACGCCAGGTGATGCGCCCGCTCGCCATGGGCACCACCCTCGCGATGCTCGGCGCGGTGGCCTTCTTCATCCTCTTCCCGCGCCTCAACTGGAACATGGGCGCGCGCCGGGCGTCCCCGGGGCTCGGCACGGCCACCACCGGCTTCTCCGACACCGTGCGCCTGGGCGGCTCGGGCACCCTCAAGAGCAACCCCCGCGTGGTGCTGCGGGCGAAGCTGACGCCCGATCCCGGCGTCGAGCAGCTCGCGTCCTACTGGGTGGGCCGCACCTATGACACCTTCGACGGCCAGGAGTGGTCGACGATCGGCGCCCCCAACAAGCGCAGCCGCACGCGCGTGACGCTGCGCCGGGGCGCGGAGAAGCAGGTGTACCAGAAGATCGAGCTGCTGCCCGCCTACGGCAGCCGCACGCTGATCGCCCTGGAGACGCCCGCCAAGCTGGGCAATGCCCTGACGCACACGGTCACGGGCGACAAGCGCACCCAGCTGCAGGAGCTGGGCGGCGACGAGCTGCGCTTCGTGGAGCAGGGGCTCGGCTATGCCTACGAGGTGTACAGCGTGCCACCGGGCACGGACGCGGATCCGGGCAAGATGGCCCAGAAGGAGGCGGACCAGCTCCTGGCCCTGCCGGACAACCTGGATCCCCGCGTGGAGGCGCTGGCCCGGCAGGTGGTGGGCGACGAGAAGGATCCACTGGCCGCGGCCAACAAGCTGTCGGCCTGGCTGCAGCGCGAGTACCAGTACACGCTCGAGCTGGGCGGGGACGTGGCGGATCCGCTGGTGGACTTCCTGTTCGTGCGCAAGGCGGGCCACTGCGAGCACTTCGCCTCGGCGCTCACGCTGATGCTGCGCACCCTGGGCTTCGAGACCCGGCTCGCCACGGGCTTCTTCGGCGGCGAGCGCGTGGGAGGCGAGTACATCGTCCGCGCCGGAGACGCCCACGCATGGACGCACGTGCTGGTGCCCGGACGTGGCTTCGTCACGGTGGACGCCACTCCGCCGGCGTTCCGCGCCAACCAGTCGCTGCAGCTGCTGGAGTCGCTCATCTCCCTCTACGAGGCCATCGAGTCGGCGTGGCGCGCGTCCGTGGTCGACTACTCCTTCCGCGACCAGATGAACTTCATGCGCGATCTGTCGCGTTCGCGGCGCGAGCCGGGCAAGGAGCAGCGAACCCGTCTGCCGCCCCTGCGAGCATGGTTGACGGCGGCGCTGGTGGGCGCGGCCGTGTACTGGACGTGGAAGAAGCTCTCGCGGCTCAAGCCCCGGACACCGGCCCTGGAGGCCACGCGCTTCGCGGACGCGATGGAGCGCCAGCTCGCGACGGTGGGCGTGGGCTCGCGCGACGGCGAGACGCTCGAGGATGTGTCCGCACGGCTCACCCGGGAGGCGCATCCGCTGGCGCCCACGGTGTCACCACTCACGCGCCGCTACCTCGAGGCCCGCTTCGGCCAGCAGCCACTTCAGCCCGGCGAGGCCTCCCGTCTGTTGAAGGACCTCAAACAGGCCGTCGACTCGCAACGCAAGCAGCAGGCCTCGGGCACTCGCGCCGCGTAGCGCCCTGACGAGCCCACGCCCCTTCGCCAGCCCTCCAGCGGTGCGCCAACGTGCCGCTCGCAGGGGATGCGCGGCCTCCTTATTACCCGTTGGGACGAAGGGAGGCGATCACCTCCCTCCCACGAAGCCCTGACCGCGAGTCCAATGGCGATCGGGGCCCCAGGAGGCCATTTGAGGACAGAGGCGAATTATTTACTTCCTCAATTCCCCGGTGGAGCCGCTCCAGACCTGTAACCCTTACGGGTTTCCTTCCACCGTCGTGCGGTCGCATCGGCCAAGTATGCGTTGCGACTGGAGAAATCCCGCGAGGGGGCGTGGCACATCGGTTGCTCTAGGCACCCTTCATCTAGTTGTCACGAGGTTCAAACCTCTTCTCACCGGCCTCGGCGCGAGGCCACTCGGGAGAACCCATGCAGCTCTCTACTGAGCAGTCGTCCAACTCGGGTTCGCTGGCGATGTACCTCTCGGAGATCAACCAGTACGCCCTGCTCTCGGTAGAAGAGGAGCAGGCCCTGGCCCGCAAGTACATCAAGGGCGATCTGGCGGCGGGCCACCGGCTGGTGACTTCCAACCTGCGTTTCGTGGTGAAGGTGGCGTACGAGTACCGCTCCTACGGCATCAAGATGTCCGACCTCATCCAGGAGGGGAACATCGGCCTGATGAAGGCGGTGCAGAAGTTCGACCCGGACAAGGGCATCCGCCTCATCTCCTATGCGGTGTGGTGGATCCGCGCCTACATCCAGAACTACATCCTCAAGAGCTGGTCGCTGGTGAAGCTCGGGACCACGCAGGCGCAGCGCAAGCTGTTCTTCAGCCTGGCGCGTACGCGGCGCGAGCTGGAGAAGTTCGGCGGCGTGGACGGCTCGGTGGTGAACGTGGATGACATCGCCAAGCGGCTGCACGTGAAGCCCGGCGAGGTGCGCGAGATGGAGCAGCGCATGGGCGGGCGGGACTTGTCGCTGGACGCGCCCATGGGCGAGGACGGGGGCAACAGCCACGTGGACTTCGTGGTGAGCGCGAGCGCGCCGCAGGACGACGAGTTCGCCGACAAGGAGGAGGCGGGCCTCATCAACGCCCGGGTGCGCACGGCCCTCATGCGGTTGGATCCGCGTGAGCGCTTCATCATCGAGCAGCGCGTGATGAACGAGCGGCCGATGACGCTCAAGGAGCTGGGCGAGCACTTCGGCTTCTCGCGTGAGCGCGCCCGCCAGCTGGAGATCCGCGCCAAGGACAAGCTCAAGGCCGAGCTGGCCGCGCTGATGGCCGAGGTGGATCCGGACACCACCGCCGCCGTGCAGTAGGCCACACGGGTCCCCAGAATCGCGTCCGGGGGGACGCACCACCGAGGCGCTTCCACACCGGCGAGGAGTGGAGGCTCCTTGGTTTTTGCTACAAGGGCCGGGTTCCCGCACCACGTGAGGAGTTCCCGTGTCCCACGGCCAACCGCCGATCTCCGAGGACCGCGTCCCCATCGCCCAGGCCTCCCAGCCCCACCCCCACAAGCCCTATGTGCCCGCGACCGAGTCACGCCCGGAGTTGACGGTGCGCGGGCTGGTGCTGGGCTCGGTGCTGGGCATCATCTTCGGTGCCTCGTCGGTGTACCTGGCGGTGAAGGTGGGCCTGAC contains:
- a CDS encoding transglutaminase TgpA family protein; the encoded protein is MTRPNRLRLVLRDLGTGAAFASMAVSGQVPIWVLGLVVLALFVALMGRRPFARAPRLTAVLLVPVGGVLYLAVASGQMDLVVAACSFAGLVASQRLLSDTSPTTDGQVLLAGLLMIAGGAALSGELLFAVCLLTFAVLASLSLGLGVVEAAVPPGEPVPVRQVMRPLAMGTTLAMLGAVAFFILFPRLNWNMGARRASPGLGTATTGFSDTVRLGGSGTLKSNPRVVLRAKLTPDPGVEQLASYWVGRTYDTFDGQEWSTIGAPNKRSRTRVTLRRGAEKQVYQKIELLPAYGSRTLIALETPAKLGNALTHTVTGDKRTQLQELGGDELRFVEQGLGYAYEVYSVPPGTDADPGKMAQKEADQLLALPDNLDPRVEALARQVVGDEKDPLAAANKLSAWLQREYQYTLELGGDVADPLVDFLFVRKAGHCEHFASALTLMLRTLGFETRLATGFFGGERVGGEYIVRAGDAHAWTHVLVPGRGFVTVDATPPAFRANQSLQLLESLISLYEAIESAWRASVVDYSFRDQMNFMRDLSRSRREPGKEQRTRLPPLRAWLTAALVGAAVYWTWKKLSRLKPRTPALEATRFADAMERQLATVGVGSRDGETLEDVSARLTREAHPLAPTVSPLTRRYLEARFGQQPLQPGEASRLLKDLKQAVDSQRKQQASGTRAA
- a CDS encoding RNA polymerase factor sigma-32; the encoded protein is MQLSTEQSSNSGSLAMYLSEINQYALLSVEEEQALARKYIKGDLAAGHRLVTSNLRFVVKVAYEYRSYGIKMSDLIQEGNIGLMKAVQKFDPDKGIRLISYAVWWIRAYIQNYILKSWSLVKLGTTQAQRKLFFSLARTRRELEKFGGVDGSVVNVDDIAKRLHVKPGEVREMEQRMGGRDLSLDAPMGEDGGNSHVDFVVSASAPQDDEFADKEEAGLINARVRTALMRLDPRERFIIEQRVMNERPMTLKELGEHFGFSRERARQLEIRAKDKLKAELAALMAEVDPDTTAAVQ